The Dyella caseinilytica genome has a window encoding:
- a CDS encoding ParA family protein, with translation MARIIAVANQKGGVGKTTTAVNLAAALAAAKRKVLLVDLDPQGNATMASGVDKREIHPSGCEVLLGEAPIEQAIVTTEAHYDLLPGNGDLTAAELKLMDALARENRLKEQLAKVAHKYDTILVDCPPTLHLLTVNALTAADGLLIPVQCEYFALEGLSSLLDTVKAVRQHLNPQLEIEGLLRTMYDVRNNLGNEVSAQLTQHFGDKVLRSIIPRNVRLAEAPSHGQPIHLYDRSSRGAIAYIGLAGEIIRRERGSTAAVAALHAMHGDAPEESLEASAHLDQE, from the coding sequence ATGGCCCGTATCATCGCTGTCGCCAACCAGAAGGGTGGCGTCGGCAAAACTACAACGGCTGTCAATCTCGCTGCAGCGCTCGCTGCGGCGAAGCGCAAAGTGCTGCTGGTCGATCTGGATCCGCAGGGCAATGCGACCATGGCATCGGGCGTGGACAAGCGCGAAATTCATCCCAGCGGCTGCGAAGTCCTGCTGGGTGAAGCGCCGATCGAGCAAGCCATCGTCACGACCGAAGCGCACTACGATCTGCTTCCGGGCAACGGTGATCTCACCGCCGCCGAATTGAAATTGATGGACGCGCTGGCGCGCGAAAACCGGCTCAAAGAGCAGCTGGCGAAAGTGGCGCACAAGTACGACACCATCCTGGTCGATTGCCCGCCTACGCTGCATTTGCTCACCGTCAACGCGCTTACCGCTGCGGATGGTTTGCTGATTCCCGTGCAGTGCGAATACTTTGCGCTGGAAGGTCTTTCCAGTCTGCTCGACACGGTCAAAGCCGTGCGTCAGCACCTTAATCCGCAACTGGAAATCGAAGGCCTGCTGCGCACCATGTACGACGTGCGCAACAACCTCGGCAATGAAGTGTCAGCGCAGCTCACCCAGCATTTCGGCGACAAGGTGCTGCGCTCTATCATTCCGCGCAACGTGCGTTTGGCCGAAGCGCCCAGCCACGGTCAGCCGATCCATCTCTACGACCGCAGCTCGCGCGGCGCGATTGCCTATATCGGACTCGCCGGCGAGATCATCCGCCGCGAACGCGGCTCGACGGCCGCCGTGGCAGCGCTGCACGCCATGCATGGTGACGCGCCCGAGGAATCGTTGGAAGCCTCGGCACATCTTGATCAGGAATAG
- a CDS encoding ParB/RepB/Spo0J family partition protein — MSAAKKRGLGRGLDALLGGGDTGTPSVVEQEGELRSLPIQYIQPGKYQPRRHWNDEALDELAASIKAQGLIQPVVVRAIGKNSYELIAGERRWRAAQRAQMSEIPALVKDVPEVAVPAMALIENIQRQDLTPLEEADAIKRLIDDFDLTHQQAADAVGRSRAAVSNMLRLIDLPASIKRLLDDGKLEMGHARCLLTLPEYQAESLALEAARHNWSVRELEDAARKAQTAPKGKAKSAPARDPNVDALERELAERFATKVEVAHGRGGRGKVVIHYHSNDELEGILGKMR, encoded by the coding sequence ATGTCAGCAGCTAAGAAACGTGGTTTGGGACGTGGACTTGACGCCCTGCTTGGCGGTGGCGATACCGGCACTCCGTCAGTGGTCGAACAGGAAGGCGAGCTGCGCTCGCTGCCGATCCAGTACATCCAGCCCGGCAAATACCAGCCGCGCCGCCACTGGAACGACGAAGCGCTGGACGAGCTGGCCGCCTCGATCAAGGCCCAGGGCCTGATCCAGCCGGTGGTGGTGCGCGCGATCGGCAAGAACAGCTACGAGCTGATCGCCGGTGAACGCCGTTGGCGTGCCGCGCAGCGCGCTCAGATGAGCGAGATTCCCGCGCTGGTGAAGGACGTGCCCGAAGTGGCCGTGCCGGCGATGGCCCTGATCGAAAACATCCAGCGCCAGGACCTCACGCCGCTGGAAGAAGCCGACGCCATCAAGCGCCTGATTGACGATTTCGACCTCACCCATCAGCAAGCCGCCGATGCGGTGGGCCGTTCGCGCGCTGCCGTCTCCAACATGCTGCGCCTGATCGATTTGCCGGCGTCGATCAAACGCCTGCTGGACGATGGCAAGCTGGAAATGGGCCACGCCCGTTGCCTGCTCACCTTGCCCGAATACCAGGCCGAATCGCTGGCGCTGGAAGCGGCGCGCCATAACTGGAGCGTGCGCGAGCTGGAAGACGCTGCCCGCAAGGCGCAGACAGCGCCCAAGGGCAAGGCCAAGAGCGCGCCGGCGCGCGATCCGAACGTCGATGCACTGGAACGCGAACTGGCTGAGCGTTTTGCCACCAAAGTCGAAGTGGCTCATGGCCGCGGCGGCCGCGGCAAGGTGGTGATCCACTACCACAGCAATGACGAACTGGAAGGGATTCTGGGCAAGATGCGTTAA
- a CDS encoding glycosyltransferase produces the protein MPQLSVVVPVFNERDNIPPLLAEIATALRGKLDFEIVYVDDDSSDDSRAVLNAQKVSYPELRVLHHVSRSGQSTAVSNGVRAARAPWIATLDGDGQNDPADIPKLLAARDAADPDVKLFAGWRTTRRDSFNKRISSKIANAVRSRMLRDNTPDTGCGLKLFEREVFLRLPYFDHMHRYLPALVKRAGFRSQSVPVGHRPRTAGTSKYGMLDRLWVGVADLRGVAWLMRRAKVTRVEEL, from the coding sequence ATGCCGCAACTCTCCGTCGTCGTGCCCGTCTTCAACGAACGCGACAACATTCCGCCGCTACTCGCTGAAATCGCCACGGCCCTGCGCGGCAAGCTGGATTTCGAGATCGTCTACGTGGATGACGATTCCAGCGACGACAGCCGCGCCGTGTTGAATGCGCAGAAAGTCAGCTATCCGGAATTGCGCGTGCTGCACCATGTGAGCCGCAGCGGCCAGAGTACCGCCGTGTCGAACGGCGTGCGTGCCGCGCGTGCGCCTTGGATCGCCACGCTGGATGGTGACGGCCAGAACGATCCGGCCGATATTCCCAAGTTGCTTGCCGCGCGCGATGCGGCGGATCCTGACGTCAAGTTGTTCGCCGGCTGGCGCACCACACGTCGCGACAGCTTCAACAAGCGTATTTCCTCCAAGATCGCCAACGCCGTGCGATCTCGCATGCTGCGCGATAACACGCCCGACACCGGTTGCGGCCTCAAGCTGTTCGAGCGCGAAGTGTTCCTGCGTCTGCCGTACTTCGACCACATGCACCGCTATCTGCCTGCGCTGGTCAAGCGTGCGGGATTCCGCAGTCAGAGCGTGCCGGTGGGACATCGCCCGCGTACCGCCGGCACCTCCAAGTACGGCATGCTCGATCGCCTGTGGGTCGGCGTGGCTGACCTGCGCGGCGTGGCGTGGCTGATGCGCCGGGCCAAGGTCACGCGCGTCGAGGAACTCTGA
- a CDS encoding DUF488 domain-containing protein, whose protein sequence is MSIAVKRVYEPAAKSDGYRVLVDRVWPRGLKKEDAALDIWARDLAPSTLLRKWFGHDPAHWEGFRHRYASELDKHKSLWQPLVTQAERHRVTLLFGAKDEEHNQAVALKMYLDTWLKANGLR, encoded by the coding sequence GTGAGTATTGCCGTCAAGCGCGTCTACGAACCTGCCGCCAAGTCGGATGGTTATCGGGTACTGGTCGACCGCGTATGGCCGCGTGGCCTGAAGAAAGAAGATGCAGCGCTCGATATCTGGGCGCGCGATCTGGCGCCGAGCACTTTGCTGCGCAAGTGGTTTGGACACGATCCTGCTCACTGGGAAGGTTTCCGCCATCGTTACGCCAGCGAGCTGGATAAACACAAATCACTTTGGCAGCCGCTGGTGACTCAGGCCGAACGGCATCGCGTCACCTTGTTGTTCGGTGCGAAGGACGAGGAACACAACCAGGCCGTTGCGCTGAAGATGTACCTGGACACTTGGCTCAAGGCGAATGGTCTGCGCTAG
- a CDS encoding patatin-like phospholipase family protein, which translates to MAVTDLRSEVATAQTPRKPTVALALGAGGAKGLAHIGAIEELQAQGFEITAIAGCSMGALIGGVYAMGKLDVYRDWVCSLDKFDVLKLVDWSFSFAGGGLIKGEKIIGTMLELIGDTSIEDLPIAFTAVATDIEREREVWLTRGSLFDAIRASIAIPTLFRPHVIDGRLLVDGALLNPVPVTPLIRDPADYLIAVSIDGPTDTNLPVVISAGDTPSKRGIGRLLSRLLPGGDGKSMDPRTQEHGALDLLGQSIDLMQANLSRLRLAAYQPDLLVQLARNVSSAYEFYRARELVELGRGKMREALSSWNPSGR; encoded by the coding sequence ATGGCTGTCACCGATCTCCGCTCTGAAGTTGCCACCGCGCAAACACCGCGCAAGCCCACGGTTGCGCTGGCGCTCGGCGCAGGCGGCGCGAAGGGGTTGGCGCATATCGGCGCGATCGAGGAGCTGCAGGCACAAGGTTTCGAGATCACCGCGATCGCCGGTTGCTCGATGGGTGCGCTGATCGGCGGCGTGTACGCCATGGGCAAGCTCGATGTCTATCGCGACTGGGTCTGCTCGCTCGATAAGTTCGATGTGCTGAAGCTGGTGGACTGGTCGTTTTCCTTTGCCGGTGGCGGCCTGATCAAGGGCGAGAAGATCATCGGCACCATGCTGGAATTGATCGGCGACACCAGCATCGAAGATTTGCCGATCGCCTTCACCGCCGTCGCCACCGATATCGAGCGCGAACGCGAAGTGTGGCTGACGCGTGGTTCACTGTTCGACGCGATCCGGGCCTCGATCGCGATACCCACGCTGTTCCGTCCGCACGTCATCGATGGACGATTGCTGGTCGACGGCGCGTTGCTCAATCCTGTGCCGGTGACGCCGCTCATTCGCGATCCAGCGGATTATCTGATTGCCGTGAGCATCGACGGACCCACCGATACCAACCTGCCGGTCGTGATTTCAGCGGGTGACACGCCCAGCAAGCGTGGTATTGGCCGGCTGCTCAGCCGGTTGTTGCCGGGCGGCGATGGAAAATCGATGGACCCCCGAACGCAAGAGCACGGCGCACTGGATTTGCTTGGGCAATCGATCGATCTGATGCAAGCCAATCTCTCGCGTCTGCGTCTGGCCGCATACCAGCCGGACCTGCTGGTGCAGTTGGCGCGCAATGTGTCGAGCGCATACGAGTTCTATCGTGCGCGTGAATTGGTCGAGCTCGGACGCGGGAAGATGCGCGAGGCGTTGAGCAGTTGGAATCCCAGCGGGCGCTGA
- a CDS encoding helix-turn-helix transcriptional regulator — protein sequence MDRYERILTLHRLLKSAHYPVPLPRLMDELECSRATLYRDVAFLRDALGAPIESAGGEHAAFRYEATEGQRFELPGLWLTSDELAALLALNELIGRSGPGVLAGALAPFKARIEHLLSDRASGKALPVERIRVIPWGERKLDQQVFRITAGAVLDRKQLRFLYRARTTNNESKRTVSPQRLTHYRDNWYLDAWDHDREALRSFAVDRIADPHTLEGAATDVAESDLNELLASSYGIFAGKPKAWATIRFSAHAARWVADEHWHSQQKGTWLPDGRYELQLPYSNSRELLMDVLKYGPDAEIVAPLPLREEMKIMLQLALGGYQ from the coding sequence ATGGATCGCTACGAGCGCATTCTTACCCTGCACCGTCTGCTGAAGTCGGCCCACTACCCGGTGCCGCTGCCCAGACTGATGGACGAGCTTGAGTGCTCGCGAGCCACGCTGTACCGCGACGTGGCTTTTCTGCGCGACGCCCTTGGGGCGCCGATCGAAAGCGCAGGTGGCGAACACGCCGCCTTCCGCTACGAAGCCACCGAAGGGCAACGCTTCGAACTGCCTGGCCTGTGGCTGACTTCAGACGAACTGGCCGCCCTGCTGGCCCTGAACGAACTGATCGGGCGCAGCGGCCCCGGCGTGCTGGCCGGTGCGCTGGCGCCGTTCAAGGCACGCATCGAGCACCTGCTCTCCGACCGCGCCAGTGGCAAGGCGTTGCCGGTGGAACGCATCCGCGTGATTCCATGGGGCGAGCGCAAGCTGGACCAGCAGGTGTTCCGCATTACAGCGGGCGCCGTGCTCGACCGTAAGCAACTGCGCTTCCTGTATCGCGCGCGCACCACGAACAACGAGAGCAAGCGCACGGTGTCGCCGCAGCGCCTGACGCACTACCGCGACAACTGGTATCTGGACGCCTGGGATCACGATCGCGAAGCCCTGCGGAGTTTTGCGGTGGATCGCATTGCCGATCCGCATACGTTGGAGGGCGCGGCCACCGACGTCGCAGAAAGCGATCTGAACGAGCTGCTGGCCTCGAGCTACGGCATCTTCGCCGGTAAACCCAAAGCGTGGGCGACGATTCGTTTTTCAGCGCATGCCGCCCGCTGGGTGGCCGACGAACACTGGCATTCGCAGCAGAAAGGCACCTGGCTGCCGGATGGCCGCTACGAACTGCAGCTGCCTTATTCCAATTCGCGCGAGCTGTTGATGGACGTGCTCAAGTACGGACCGGATGCTGAAATCGTGGCGCCACTGCCGTTGCGTGAGGAAATGAAGATCATGCTGCAGCTGGCGTTGGGTGGGTATCAGTAA